The Oncorhynchus masou masou isolate Uvic2021 unplaced genomic scaffold, UVic_Omas_1.1 unplaced_scaffold_2381, whole genome shotgun sequence nucleotide sequence ctcttcccctcctccctccccctcagcccttcatcctcctcactgcctctctctctccccttcctctctttccctcctccctccccctccagcccttcatcctcctcactgcgtctctctctccccttcctctcttcccctcctccctccccctccagccctACATCCTCCTCACtgcgtctctctccccttcctctcttcccctcctccctccccctcagcccttcatcctcctcactgcgtctctctctctccccttcctctctttccctcctccctccccctccagccctACATCCTCCTCACTgcgtctctccccccccccctccccttcctctcttcccctcctccctcccttctcttatCAGCTGCTAGAACTAGGCTGCTGACATGCTGGACATCCTGCTACCTTCCTTCATCCTTTCACAACATCATTCACACGTACTCATTCTCTCCCATGAATGAGGATgtgaatgggttaagtgaggatgtgaatgggttaagtgaggatgtgaatgggttaagtgaggatgtgaatgggttaagtgaggatgtgaatgggttaagtgaggatgtgaatgggttaagtgaggatgtgaatgggttaagtgaggatgtgaatgggttaagtgaggatgtgaatgggttaagtgaggatgtgaatgggttaagtgaggatgtgaatgggttaagtgaggatgtgaatgggttaagtgaggatgtgaatgggttaagtgaggacgtgaatgggttaagtgaatgggttaagtgaggacgtgaatgggttaagtgaggacgtgaatgggtttAGTGAGGACGTGAGTGGGTTaagtgaggacgtgaatgggttaagtgaggacgtgaatgggttaagtgaggatgtgaatgggttaagtgaggatgtgaatgggttaagtgaggacgtgaatgggttaagtgaggaTGTGAATGGGTTAAATGAGGATGTGAATGGGTTTAGTGAGGATGTGAATGGGTTTAGTGAGGATGTGAATGGGTTTAGTGAGGATgtgaatgggttaagtgaggaTGTGAATGGGTTTGGTGAGTGCGTGAATGGGTTAGGTGAGTGCGTGAATGGGTTAAATGAGGACGTGAGTGGGTTTagtgaggacgtgaatgggtttagtgaggacgtgaatgggtttagtgaggacgtgaatgggtttagtgaggacgtgaatgggttagatgaggacgtgaatgggttagatgaggacgtgaatgggtttAGTGAGGATgtgaatgggttaagtgaggacgtgaatgggttaagtgaggaTGTGAATGGGTTTAGTGAGGACGCGAATGGGTTAGGTGAGGACGCGAATGGGTTAGGTGAGGACGCGAGGTGGGTTAGGTGAGGACGCGAGTGGGTTAAGTGAGGACGCGAGTGGGTTAAGTGAGGACGCGAGTGGGTTAAATGAGTGTTTACACCAGATGAGTTGTCCAAGTCTCCCAGCTTTATTCTGGATCGCTGTCAGACTTAAAGTCCCAGATGACATTTAAAAGTACCTTTTAGATCCGCTTTCTGTGGttcctgtctcactgtctcacaccTCAGTTAGGAAGTTGTTTCCTTTCAGATATGCTTCCTGTTTCTATGATGATGTCATCAGGTTGGAACTCCCCTCCAGTCTAAGAACACCTGTAACATTAGACTTCATCAGGTTTTCACAGGACCTCAGACAATCTAACTCTCCCTGGAGAGAAGTGAATCATTCTGCTGTTGGTCCTCTGCCCTGACAAACAATGCAGTCAAATGTCACTGAATCTAACGACAGGTGCACTACGTGGCAGTATGGACATTGATCCGGCAGCTCCACGGTTGCTATGGGGAAGTGACTGTGTTGAAATGAGACTGATCAAACTGTGTCACTCAAACCACTAAGCTTCCACATCCAGTAGAGCCCCTGTTTATTTCCCACGGAGgaagggaggagtagaggagaggtggagacaggtggagaggcagagtgacgatgagagaggtggagagaggtggagagaggaggagagagttggagagaggaggagagaggtggagagaggcagagtgacgatgagaggaggagagacgtggagagaggaggagagaggagaggcagagtgacgatgagagaggtgaggagagaggaggagagaggaggagagaggcagagtgatgatgagagaggaggagagatttgAGGACAGATGCATGATGTGGTTGTTTCTGTGAGCTTTAAGAACATTTCCACATGAAGTCCTCCTGGGCtgagtcctaaatggcaccctatcccctatatagccCACGGGGCTCTGTTCAGCTGTAGTGCCCTTACTATGCAGGGAAcggggttccatttaggatggaTACATGGACGAACAGATCTGAAGGAGAGGCTGGAGAGCCATGGCTACACGGTTGCCAAGCAACTAGGACTGGGCTTGTCTGAGGGTCGGCTGGTACaggtggctggtgtgtgtgtgtgtatgtgtgtgtgtgtgtccgtgtgtgtgtgtgtcgctgtgtgcagaaggcagtgtatcagtgtagtgtCGCTGTGTgcagaaggcagtgtatcagtgtagtgtCGCTGTGTgcagaaggcagtgtatcagtgtagtgttgctgggtacagaaggcagtgtatcagtattgtgtagtgttgctgggtacagaaggcagtgtatcagtattgtgtagtgtcgctgggtacagaaggcagtgtatcagtattgtgtagtgtcgctgggtacagaaggctgtgtatcagtattgtgtagtgtcgctgggtacagaaggcagtgtatcagtattgtgTAGTGTCGCTGGGTACAGAAGGCTGTGTATCAGTAATGTGTAGTGtcgctgggtacagaaggcagtgtatcagtattgtgTAGTGTCGCTGGGTACAGAAGGCTGTGTATCAGTAATGTGTAATGGACTCAGCAGGCCAGGTTGGTCCTCTATAAACACTACTAGATAATAATGTACAACACAACCATTCAGTTTGGCTGCTGTTGCTAGGCAGGTTTAGTGTCCAAAATCAGAGCCTGCTTGTATTGGTTAATGATGGTGCAGGGCTTCTTTGTGAGATTAGAGTTTGTTACTAAAGGCCTTTTTTTACCAACTGTGTTGTAATGTTTTCATCCGAATTCCGTAAAAAAAATACACATTCCAATTTTGATGCGTCTATCATTCACACCGAAGTTTGATGTGTAACCTTTAGtctctctaatacagtaacctcttgtatctaatacagtaacctctagtatctctaatacagtaacctctagtatctctaatacagtaacctcttgtatctaatacagtaacctcttgTATCTAATACAGTAATCTCTAGTATATAATACAGTAATCTCTAGTATCTAATACAGTAATCTCTagtatctctaatacagtaacctctagtatctctaatacagtaacctctagtgtgatatctaatacagtaacctcatGTGTGAtatctaatacagtaacctctagtgtctctaatacagtaacctctggTATTTCTAATAGAGTAACCACTAGTgactctaatacagtaacctctagtatctctaatacagtaatTTCTAGTATCtttaatacagtaacctctagtatatctaatacagtaacctctagtgtctctaatGCAGTACCCTCTagtatctctaatacagtaacctctagtgtgatatctaatacagtaacctcatGTGTGAtatctaatacagtaacctctagtgtctctaatacagtaacctctggTATTTCTAATAGAGTAACCACTAGTgactctaatacagtaacctctagtatctctaatacagtaatTTCTAGTATCtttaatacagtaacctctagtatctctaatacagtaacctctagtgtgatctctaatacagtaacctctagtgtctctaatacagtaacctctagtgtctctaatacagtaacctatAGTACCTCTAATACAGTAATTTCTagtatctctaatacagtaacctctagtgtCTCTTATACAGTAATTTCTagtatctctaatacagtaacctctagtgtccctaatacagtaacctctagtatCTCTAATACATTAATTTCTAGTATCTTTAATACAGTAACCACTagtatctctaatacagtaacctctagtatctctaatacagtaacctttAGTACCTCTAATACAGTACCCTCTAGTATCTCTAATACAGTACCCTCTagtatctctaatacagtaacctctagtgtctctaatacagtaacctatAGTACCTCTAATACAGTAATTTCTagtatctctaatacagtaacctctagtgtCTCTTATACAGTAATTTCTagtatctctaatacagtaacctctagtcTCTCTTATACAGTAATTTCTAGTATCTCTAATACCGTAACCTCTAGTATCTCTAATACAGCAACCTCTAGTGTgatctctaatacagtaacctctagtaCCTCTAATACAGTGACCTCTGGTATTTCTAATACAGCAACCTCTAGTGTgatctctaatacagtaacctctagtaCCTCTAATACAGTGACCTCTGGTAtttctaatacagtaacctctagtatctctaatacagtaatttctagtatctctaatacagtaatTTCTAGTacctctaatacagtaacctctagtatctctaatacagtaatTTCTAGTacctctaatacagtaacctctagtatctctaatacagtaatttctagtatctctaatacagtaacctctagtgtctctaatacagtaacctctagtatctctaatacagtaatctctagtgtctctaatacagtaacctctagtatctctaatacagtaattcatagtatctctaatacagtaacctctagtgtctctaatacagtaacctctagtgtctctaatacAGCAACTTCTTGTAtatctaatacagtaacctctagtcTCTCTTATACAGTAACCTCTggtatctctaatacagtaacctcttgtatctctaatacagtaacctcttgtatctctaatacagtaacctctgtCTTCCTTTATTTGATTGggatgtttctgtgtgtctgtcttcaGGTGGTTTCTCAGCATTTTCCCAGCTGTTTCCAGGTCTATGTGAAGGTACGTCTCTTCTGGCCACGTCCTGCCTGGTCCCCACCTGCCTCTCTCAGCCCTGCCTGCCCCTCAACACCTCTGGGCCAACACGCATCCTGCCTCACCTCTACCTGGGCTGTCAGAGAGACGTGCTCAACAAGGTATTAGATATATTACAAATGTTATAGCATTGTAACCAGCTGTATTCCTCCCTCTGCAGGAAGTGATGTGTGTAAAGCATTCTAACCAGCTgtattcctccctcctctgcaGGAAGTGATGTGTGTAAAACATTCTAACCAGCTGTATTCCTCCCTCCTATGCAGGAAGTGATGTGTGTAAAGCATTCTAACCAGCTgtattcctccctcctctgcaGGAAGTGATGTGTGCAAAGCATTCTAACCAGCTgtattcctccctcctctgcaGGAAGTGATGCAGCAGAATGAGATAGCGTACGTCCTGAATGCCAGTAACACATGTCCCAAACCAGACTACATCCCTGAGTCTCACTTCCTGCGAGTTCCTGTCAACGACAGCTTCTGCGAGAAGATCCTCCCCTGGTTGGACAGATCTGTAGAGTTCATAGAGAAGGCCAAAGCCTCCAACGCCTGTGTGCTGGTCCACTGTCTGGCTGGCATCTCCCGCTCGGCAACCATCGCTATCGCTTACATCATGACGAGGATGGACATGTCACTAGACGAAGCTTACAGGTGAGATGATTGAACCCTGTAGGACCATAATAAGGATTTACAGGTGAGATGATTGAACCCTGTAGGACCATAATAAGGATATACAGGTGAGATGATTGAACCCTGTAGGACCGTAATAAGGATATACAGGTGAGATGATTGAACCCTGTAGGACCATAATAAGGATATACAGGTGAGATGATTGAACCCTGTAGGACCATAATAAGGATATACAGGTGAGATGATTGAACCCTGTAGGACCGTAATAAGGATATACAGGTGAGATGATTGAACCCTGTAGGACCATAATAAGGATATACAGGTGAGATGATTGAACCCTGTACCACCATAATAAGGATATACAGGTGAGATGATTGAACCCTGTAGGACCATAATAAGGATATACAGGTGAGATGATTGAACCCTGTAGGACCATAATAAGGATATACAGGTGAGATGATTGAACCCTGTAGGACCATAATAAGGATTTACAGGTGAGATGATTGAACCCCGTAGGACCATAATAAGGATATACAGGTGAGATGATTGAACCCCGTAGGACCATAATAAGGATTTACAGGTGAGATGATTGAACCCTGTAGGACCATAATAAGGATATACAGGTGAGATGATTGAACCCTGTACCACCATAATAAGGATATACAGGTGAGATGATTGAACCCTGTAGGACCATAATAAGGATATACAGGTGAGATGATTGAACCCTGTACCACCATAATAAGGATATACAGGTGAGATGATTGAACCCTGTAGGACCATAATAAGGATATACAGGTGAGATGATTGAACCCTGTAGGACCATAATAAGGATATACAGGTGAGATGATTGAACCCTGTAGGACCATAATAAGGATATACAGGTGAGATGATTGAACCCTGTAGGACCATAATAAGGATATACAGGTGAGATGATTGAACCCTGTAGGACCATAATGAGGCACAAGGCCTCATGTACACGTCACCTTCCTGCTTATGAACTTGACCACTCAGCAACCACCCCCCTGCAAGTTCTCCGTAACTAAGAGGATACcccctcttcctgtctgtcttaaTGAACCCATCCTCACATGACCCCAGATTTATCAACACTGTGTGTCACATGACCCCATGAAAGGCCCAGCTTGTCATCCTGAATGAACACACTGCACTGTGGGGGGCTGTAATGATGGCTGGGATGGTACCCTCAGCAGCATCTCTACTGATGCCCTGTGTTACAGTTATAAATGTCCCCTGTCTTGACCCTCTAGGTTTTCCCAACTCTATAACAACCCAGTGTGTCTCTACTGatgtcctgtatgtttctgtcttTCCTCTCCAGGTTCGTGAAGGAGAAGAGACCCACCATCTCTCCTAACTTCAACTTCCTGGGTCAGCTGCTGGACTTTGAAAAGAAGATCAAGACTCCTGGATGGTCAGAGATCAGAGAAACCATCGGGAtcaaaccctctcctctcctccaccccccactAGAGCAGgacccccctaaccctacccccagCCTCCCAGACCCTGCCTTGGCCTTGCTGGAGCCCCTGACCCTGCCGTGTGTCCTGGCCCCCTGGCCTCCAGAGGAGAGGCTCCTGGCTCAGGCTCTCCAGGGGCTCCAAGGCCTTCAGCTGGACCAGGGGACGGAGGACAGCGCTGCCCGGCTGAAAAGGTCCTTCTCTCTGGACATCAAGTCGTACAGGGAGCCAGGGGGCTGCAGCAGCGCCCCCATGAGGCCGTACCCCCACCCTACATCCCACCCCGGAGCCCAGGAGTATTATAATCCATCTGTGAGCTTCATGGAGCCTGCAGGGAAACCGTATCAGTTCTCTCCTGTGAAGGAGATGTCAGAGCAGTCTACACCTGAGCCGAGCCCTGACAAGGAGCAGGACGACGGTCCCGCAGACCCTGCTGCTACGTCTGCAGCTCCCACTGCTGCTCCTGTAGTCTCCACCACAACCAGCACTACCACCTCCAACCAGCCCAGCATGAAGCAGCCCAGCCAGGCTaagcctcctccacctcccctctcctgttcCCAGCAGCTCCACCGTAGTGGCAGTATGGAGGAGAGCTCTAACAACACCCCTCACACCACCGGCTTCCTGTTCGGCCTATCGCGTTCCCAGCAGCACCTGTCCAAGCCCGCCCCTAACCTAGGCTCCGCCCTGAAGGGCTGGCACTCTGACATCCTATTGGGTCCCGTCACCGTGTCGTCGGGGGGATGGTACCTCTCCGAGTCACACCACTTCTACTCCACCTCCGCCATCTTAGGAGGCGGGGCTAACATTCTGGGGGGTGGCAGCGTGGCAGCGTACAGCGTGAGTCAGGGGTTGGAGGAGGTGCGGCGGCGCGGGCGGCAGCGGGGCGGAGACCACGGGGACTCACGGAGGAGCTGGCACGAGGAGAGCACCTTGGAGAAGCAGCTGAAGAGACGGGCCTGTCAGATGGAACTCggagacaggatgagaggaggaggcgAGACTAGAtccagggaggagatggggagtcaTAGCAGCTTCTCAGGAAGCATGGAGGTCATAGAGGTGTCCTGAGAGGAACGTTCAATATGGCCTCCAGTCCACCCTTACGGAATCATTGATTTGAATGGAGACGTCCGTTCTAGGGAGTATAGCCTCCTCAGATCAGACCCATGTTGAGGGGAAAGACTTGTCATGGACCCATCTGATTATCCACTAGGGACTTGAACCTTGAGTTGATTTAAGCGGCTCTATGTGTACTTGTGTCGCGACAGTTGGCATTAATGTAGTTGAACTTTGACCTGGAAGCAGAACGCAGCTGTGTGACGATGATGAATGTGATGAAGAGGTGAACTCTGAGAGGACTGAGACAAACTGAGTCTTTTGTTTGGATGAGTGTTCATCGTTTTCATTTATTTCTGAATGTTGATGATCGTCGTCAAGGAGCAGTAGATGTCTGCCTGACGTTGGATTCATGGAGCTTTTATGAAGCCTTAAGATGTCTTTATGAAGCCTTATGAAGTCTTTATGAAGCCTTATGAAGTCTTTATGAAGCCTTATGAAGTCTTTATGAAGCCTTAAGAAGTCTTTATGAAGCCTTAAGAAGTCTTTATGAAGCTTTAAGAAGTCTTTATGAAGCCTTATGAAGTCTTTATGAAGCCTTATGAAGTCTTTATGAAGCCTTATGAAGTCTTTATGAAGCCTTAAGAAGTCTTTATGAAGTCTTTATGAAGCCTTAAGAAGTCTTTATGAAGCCTTAAGAAGTCTTTATGAAGGCCTTATGAAGTCTTTATGAAGCCTTAAGAAGTCTTTATGAAGCCTTAAGAAGTCTTTATGAAGCCTTAAGAAGTCTTTATGAAGCCTTAAGAAGTCTTTATGAAGCCTTAAGAAGTCTTTATGAAGCCTTAAGAAGTCTTTATGAAGCCTTAAGAAGTCTTTATGAAGCCTTAAGAAGTCTTTATGAAGCCTTAAGAAGTCTTTATGAAGCCTTAAGAAGTCTTTATGAAGTCTTTATGAAGCCTTAAGAAGTCTTTATGAAGCCTTAAGAAGTCTTTATGAAGCCTTAAGAAGTCTTTATGAAGTCTTTATGAAGTCTTTATGAAGTCTTTATGAAGTCTTTATGAAGCCTTAAGAAGTCTTTATGAAGCCTTAAGAAGTCTTTATGAAGCCTTAAGAAGTCTTTATGAAGCCTTAAGAAGTCTTTATGAAGCC carries:
- the LOC135533430 gene encoding dual specificity protein phosphatase 16-like; amino-acid sequence: MDPSWDCDWTWGGEWTPSWDCDWTLGGEWTPSWDWSDWDWTWGGEWTPSWDWSQSSGPVSGSASGTRQGSVRPIGAEGLVALLEGGLDSVLLIDSRPFVEYNSSHILEAVNVNCSKLMKRRLQQDKVQINELLQHSAKKKLERVGSQEVVVYDQSSSDPLTLPSEAFLTVLLDKLERSFPSVHLLSGGFSAFSQLFPGLCEGTSLLATSCLVPTCLSQPCLPLNTSGPTRILPHLYLGCQRDVLNKEVMQQNEIAYVLNASNTCPKPDYIPESHFLRVPVNDSFCEKILPWLDRSVEFIEKAKASNACVLVHCLAGISRSATIAIAYIMTRMDMSLDEAYRFVKEKRPTISPNFNFLGQLLDFEKKIKTPGWSEIRETIGIKPSPLLHPPLEQDPPNPTPSLPDPALALLEPLTLPCVLAPWPPEERLLAQALQGLQGLQLDQGTEDSAARLKRSFSLDIKSYREPGGCSSAPMRPYPHPTSHPGAQEYYNPSVSFMEPAGKPYQFSPVKEMSEQSTPEPSPDKEQDDGPADPAATSAAPTAAPVVSTTTSTTTSNQPSMKQPSQAKPPPPPLSCSQQLHRSGSMEESSNNTPHTTGFLFGLSRSQQHLSKPAPNLGSALKGWHSDILLGPVTVSSGGWYLSESHHFYSTSAILGGGANILGGGSVAAYSVSQGLEEVRRRGRQRGGDHGDSRRSWHEESTLEKQLKRRACQMELGDRMRGGGETRSREEMGSHSSFSGSMEVIEVS